The Arachis duranensis cultivar V14167 chromosome 2, aradu.V14167.gnm2.J7QH, whole genome shotgun sequence genome has a window encoding:
- the LOC107473106 gene encoding soluble inorganic pyrophosphatase 1: MSEKGEAAKESRPAPRLNERILSSLSRRSVAAHPWHDLEIGPSAPKIVNCVVEIPKGSKVKYELDKKTGLIKVDRVLYSSVVYPHNYGFIPRTLCEDNDPLDVLVLMQEPVLPGCFLRAKAIGLMPMIDQGEKDDKIIAVCADDPEYKHYTDIKELPPHRLSEIRRFFEDYKKNENKEVAVNEFLPASAAVEAIQYSMDLYAEYIMQTLRR, translated from the exons ATGAGTGAGAAGGGTGAAGCAGCGAAAGAAAGCCGTCCGGCTCCACGCTTAAACGAAAGGATTTTGTCATCTTTGTCACGCAGATCAGTTGCTGCACACCCTTGGCATGATCTTGAAATTG GCCCTTCAGCCCCAAAAATAGTCAACTGT GTAGTGGAAATCCCAAAAGGAAGCAAAGTCAAATATGAACTTGACAAAAAAACTGGATTAATTAAG GTTGATCGAGTTTTATATTCATCAGTTGTGTATCCTCATAACTACGGTTTCATTCCTCGTACTCTGTGTGAAGACAATGATCCTCTTGATGTCTTGGTCCTCATGCAG GAGCCAGTTCTTCCTGGTTGTTTTTTGAGAGCTAAGGCCATTGGATTAATGCCCATGATTGATCAG GGAGAGAAGGATGATAAAATCATTGCTGTATGTGCTGATGATCCGGAGTATAAGCACTACACCGACATCAAAGAACTTCCGCCTCATCGCCTCTCTGAGATCCGTCGCTTCTTCGAAGACT ACAAGAAGAATGAGAACAAGGAGGTGGCAGTTAATGAGTTTTTGCCGGCATCCGCAGCAGTTGAAGCCATCCAGTACTCAAT GGATCTCTATGCTGAGTACATTATGCAGACCTTGAGGAGATAG